The Bacteroidales bacterium genomic interval CGACTACGAATTCCAACTAGCTCGGAAGTTCCCCGGAAACCATGGGGTGAATTCATTTGAGGCATATGTGTTAATAATGTGCTGGGCATAATGGAACTTTATCATCACATGAGAGGACCAGGGCTTTAGCATCGTCTCTGACAATATTCTACCATAGTACGGTGCAAAAATTGATCTAAAGATGTCCAATCAGCCCGGCATAGGAGCAGGTGTCTAATGGGGACGAGGATCCGTCGGACTCACGGATTATCACTTTTGCCGATTAATACAGATACTTGGGTATGCAATGTCTAGCACCTTTTCGTCCGCCAAGCCGGCGGATTGCTTCGAGATTCGAAACGAAATTTGCGAAGGGTGGTCAATCGGGATTCGTGTTCCATTATTTACTCTAACTTCCATTTTCCCATCGCAGGCATGTAAATTATTTTACATGATGATAAAAAATCTTACATCCTCCCTCCAAGAATTTTATACTTAAGATGATAACGGCATTTTTTTCAAAAATATTTACAAATTTTTAATTAATTGTATATTAAGTTATTACACACTTTTCATTCTAATTTTTGCATTTTAATTTTTGCATTTTTCATTCATTTTTGCTCTTTGGCACGACTTTGGAAATAGATATGGCACAACAACGAACTCACAAAAACTAACCTCACTCAAAAAACTCTACTCCAATGAAAAACTTACTCGCCCTCGCTATCATCGTTCTCGGATTCACTGCCACTTCTTTCGCTCAGGTTACCGCAACCGCTTCAACCACAGCAACCATCATCACCCCGATCGCCATTGAAAAAGATGTAGATATGAATTTCGGTAACATCGCCGTTAGTCCAACATTAGGCGGTACCGTTGTTCTCCCAACTTCAGGAGCACGCACCAAGACCGGTGGAGTTACCCTCCCAGTTGTTACAGGAACCGTTTCAGCCGCTTCATTCACAGTAACCGGAGAAGGCAACAGCACTTACTCTATCACCTTACCTTCTTCAGCCATCACATTGACCAGTCCATCAGGTACAATGACCGTTGAAAACTTTGTAAGCACCCCTTCCAACACAGGCGCCCTGAACAATGGCAGCCAGGAAGTAAAAGTAGGAGCTACCCTGAATGTAGGCGCTGCCCAGGCTGCAGGAACTTACACCAACGAATCAAGCTTATTCGTAACGGTTAACTACAACTAAAATATAACAACCAAAAACCCCGCGACACCGTCCCACAAGGGCGGTGTTTTTTTATTTAAAATGCAAAGTGAAAATGAAAAACACAAAATGCAAAATCCATCCGACAACTGGCGGAAAAAATCCAAAATCCAATTTTGCCAACTTCAGTTAAAAATCACACATCAAAAATTGGTTCAATTCAATTTCCCTGACAGCGTTTGAGTCATTTGTGTTAATAAGATCCGCCTTGATGACGATTACTTCCGACAAATAACAGAGATTTAAATGCTAATTTATTCGTGAGAATTTGTAAATCAATCGATGGGTTCGTGGCATTTGTGGAGTGGAATTCAATCTATTATAATTCATACATATAATGAGTTTACAACAATACAAAATTCCAACCATCCAAATTTTCTTTCAAGAATCAGGTATCTCTATGTTACTTTCTTCGATTTGAGATATTAACACATAGATTCATAAAAGTAAGTCTATCATCAATCGGCAAAAAATGAAATTCGTTAACTACACCTTGTATAGTAAGGCAGAAGACATCAAGAGACTTAAA includes:
- a CDS encoding DUF4402 domain-containing protein; this encodes MKNLLALAIIVLGFTATSFAQVTATASTTATIITPIAIEKDVDMNFGNIAVSPTLGGTVVLPTSGARTKTGGVTLPVVTGTVSAASFTVTGEGNSTYSITLPSSAITLTSPSGTMTVENFVSTPSNTGALNNGSQEVKVGATLNVGAAQAAGTYTNESSLFVTVNYN